The following are encoded together in the Ralstonia insidiosa genome:
- a CDS encoding efflux RND transporter permease subunit: protein MSADDREIVQGTEQVATPVSPADEGGFNLSAWALRHQQLVIFLIGLATLFGVIGYTHLAQSEDPPFTFRTMVIQTYWPGATAREVQEQITDRIGRQLQAAPYVDNIKSYSRPGESMIFFAMKDSAPVKDVPETWYQVRKKVGDIRANLPKGTVGPFFNDEFGDVYTNIYALEGDGFSPAQLHDYADKLRTVLLRVPGVAKVDYFGDPAEHVFIEISNAQLTRLAITPQQIAQAIDAQNTVAPVGTITTADDRVFVRPTGAFKDVQALSDMLITVNKRTFRLGDIAKITRGYDDPPVTQMRTNGHAVLGIGVTMQKGGDVIDLGKALDATAGELQATLPAGLKLSPVSSMPHAVKHSVDEFVRSVGEAVAIVLVVSLVSLGLRTGMVVVISIPIVLAITALCMHMFGIGLDKVSLGTLVLALGLLVDDAIIAVEMMAVKLEQGWSRMRAAAFAYSSTAFPMLTGTLVTVSGFLPIALAKSSTGEYTRSIFEVSAISLIVSWFAAVVLVPLLGYHMLPEHKNGASEHGHEHDIYNTGFYQRLSGWISFCIERRWVILGVTAVLFALGMAAFTRVPQQFFPNSERPELLVDIRLPEGASFDATLREAKRLEKALDGRKEIEHFVDYVGTGAPRFYLPLDQQLQQPNFAQFVITAKNVEERDALSRWLNATLEKDFSGVRTRVAQLENGPPVGFPIKFRVSGDDIATVRNIADKVAEKVRADARTQNVQFDWDEPAERSMSFEIDQIKARQLGVTSEDVSNFLAMTLSGYTVTQYRERDKLINVDLRAPKTERVDPAKLAGLAMPTPNGPVPLGALGHVQNKLEYGVIWERDRQPTITVQADVRGNAQGIGVTRDIDQALAAERAKLPVGYRIQIGGAVEESVKGQTSINAEMPLMIIAVLTLLMIQLKSFSRTFIVVLTAPLGLIGVVTALLLFGKPFGFVALLGVIAMFGIIMRNSVILVDQIDQDIAAGQKRFDAIIGATVRRFRPIMLTAAAAVLALIPLLRSGFFGPMATALMGGITIATVLTIFFLPALYAACFKVRPDERELPAAGTAALEN, encoded by the coding sequence ATGAGTGCGGATGATCGCGAAATCGTGCAGGGCACCGAGCAGGTTGCGACGCCGGTATCCCCGGCGGACGAGGGCGGCTTCAACCTTTCGGCATGGGCCCTGCGCCACCAGCAACTGGTGATCTTCCTGATCGGGCTGGCGACGCTGTTTGGCGTCATTGGCTACACGCATCTTGCGCAGTCAGAAGATCCGCCGTTCACGTTCCGGACGATGGTCATCCAGACGTACTGGCCGGGCGCCACCGCGCGCGAAGTCCAGGAGCAGATCACCGACCGCATCGGGCGCCAGCTCCAGGCTGCGCCGTATGTCGACAACATCAAGAGCTACTCGCGCCCTGGCGAGTCGATGATCTTCTTCGCCATGAAGGACTCCGCCCCCGTCAAGGACGTGCCGGAGACCTGGTATCAGGTGCGAAAGAAAGTGGGCGACATCCGCGCGAACTTGCCCAAGGGCACGGTCGGGCCGTTCTTCAATGACGAGTTCGGTGACGTCTATACGAACATCTACGCCCTGGAAGGTGACGGCTTCTCGCCCGCGCAACTGCACGACTACGCGGACAAGCTGCGTACCGTGCTGCTGCGTGTGCCCGGCGTTGCGAAGGTGGACTACTTTGGTGATCCGGCTGAACACGTCTTCATCGAAATCTCCAACGCGCAACTGACGCGGCTTGCCATCACGCCGCAGCAGATCGCGCAGGCCATTGACGCACAGAACACCGTGGCGCCGGTCGGCACGATCACGACCGCCGATGACCGCGTGTTCGTGCGGCCCACCGGCGCGTTCAAGGATGTGCAGGCGCTGTCCGACATGCTGATCACCGTGAACAAGCGCACGTTCCGGCTGGGTGACATCGCCAAGATCACGCGCGGCTATGACGACCCGCCCGTCACGCAGATGCGCACCAACGGCCATGCCGTGCTGGGCATCGGCGTGACGATGCAAAAGGGCGGCGATGTGATCGACCTCGGCAAGGCGCTCGACGCCACGGCGGGCGAACTGCAGGCGACTCTGCCGGCAGGGCTGAAGCTGTCTCCGGTTTCCAGCATGCCCCATGCCGTCAAGCATTCGGTGGACGAGTTTGTACGCTCGGTCGGCGAAGCTGTGGCGATTGTGCTGGTGGTGAGCCTGGTATCGCTGGGCTTGCGTACCGGCATGGTGGTGGTGATCTCCATCCCGATCGTGCTGGCCATCACGGCCTTGTGTATGCACATGTTCGGCATCGGGCTGGACAAGGTTTCACTGGGCACGCTGGTGCTGGCGCTCGGGTTGCTGGTGGATGACGCCATCATCGCCGTCGAGATGATGGCCGTGAAGCTGGAGCAGGGTTGGAGCCGCATGCGCGCCGCCGCTTTTGCGTACTCCAGTACGGCATTCCCGATGCTGACCGGCACGCTGGTGACGGTGTCCGGCTTCCTGCCGATCGCGCTGGCCAAGTCGAGCACGGGCGAGTACACGCGCTCGATCTTTGAGGTGTCCGCCATCTCGCTGATCGTGTCGTGGTTTGCCGCCGTGGTGCTGGTGCCGCTGCTGGGCTATCACATGCTGCCGGAGCACAAGAACGGCGCCTCGGAACATGGCCATGAGCACGATATCTACAACACCGGCTTCTATCAGCGTCTGTCGGGCTGGATCTCGTTCTGCATCGAGCGTCGCTGGGTGATTCTGGGTGTGACGGCCGTGCTGTTTGCACTGGGCATGGCAGCGTTCACGCGCGTGCCGCAGCAGTTCTTCCCGAATTCGGAACGGCCCGAATTGCTGGTGGATATTCGCTTGCCGGAAGGGGCTTCGTTTGATGCCACGTTGCGCGAGGCAAAGCGTCTGGAGAAAGCGCTGGATGGCCGAAAAGAGATCGAACACTTTGTCGATTACGTCGGCACTGGTGCGCCGCGTTTCTATCTGCCGCTGGACCAGCAGCTTCAACAGCCGAACTTTGCTCAGTTCGTGATCACGGCCAAGAACGTGGAAGAACGCGATGCACTGTCGCGCTGGCTAAACGCCACGCTGGAAAAGGACTTCTCTGGTGTCCGCACCCGTGTCGCCCAGCTTGAGAACGGCCCGCCCGTCGGCTTTCCGATCAAGTTCCGCGTGAGCGGTGACGACATTGCCACCGTACGCAACATTGCCGACAAGGTGGCCGAGAAGGTACGTGCAGATGCCCGCACGCAGAACGTGCAGTTCGACTGGGATGAACCGGCAGAACGTTCGATGTCGTTCGAGATCGATCAGATCAAGGCGCGCCAGCTCGGCGTGACGTCGGAGGATGTTTCCAACTTCCTGGCCATGACGCTGTCCGGCTACACGGTGACGCAGTATCGCGAGCGCGACAAGCTGATCAACGTCGATCTGCGCGCACCGAAGACCGAACGTGTCGACCCGGCCAAGCTCGCCGGCCTGGCAATGCCGACGCCTAACGGCCCGGTTCCGCTCGGCGCGCTGGGGCATGTGCAGAACAAGCTCGAGTACGGCGTGATCTGGGAACGCGATCGCCAGCCGACCATCACGGTGCAGGCCGACGTGCGCGGCAACGCGCAAGGCATTGGCGTGACGCGTGACATCGATCAGGCGCTGGCCGCTGAACGCGCCAAGCTGCCGGTGGGCTATCGCATCCAGATCGGTGGCGCGGTGGAAGAGAGTGTGAAGGGCCAGACGTCGATCAATGCCGAGATGCCGCTGATGATCATTGCCGTGCTGACGCTGCTGATGATCCAGCTCAAGAGCTTCTCGCGCACCTTCATCGTCGTGTTGACCGCACCGCTGGGTCTGATTGGCGTGGTGACGGCGCTGCTGCTGTTCGGCAAGCCGTTCGGGTTCGTGGCGCTGCTCGGGGTGATTGCCATGTTCGGCATCATCATGCGCAACTCCGTGATCCTGGTGGACCAGATCGACCAGGACATCGCGGCGGGCCAAAAACGCTTCGACGCCATCATCGGCGCAACGGTGCGGCGCTTCCGGCCCATCATGCTCACGGCCGCTGCGGCAGTGCTGGCGCTGATTCCGCTGCTGCGCTCGGGCTTCTTCGGGCCGATGGCCACTGCGCTGATGGGCGGTATCACCATCGCCACGGTCCTGACCATCTTCTTCCTGCCGGCGCTGTATGCCGCGTGCTTCAAGGTCCGCCCGGACGAACGGGAACTGCCTGCGGCCGGCACCGCAGCCCTGGAGAATTGA
- a CDS encoding efflux transporter outer membrane subunit, which yields MKRSRMMCALAATSVLALSACSLAPTNTPPAVPSPEHYGMTTPPAKTAEAAGVAQQFDVGAAPVPQWWKLYRSDALNALVEEGLRNNPTLAATQKTLSAAQEELRAQVGASTLPSLDAGAQVARQRTPNLTGVGPEALRYNVFVGQLQAHYTFDLFGATRYANAASAARVDVRGCELEAARRALAANIVGTVINAAALDQQIALTERLVVVADATARDSQRRYELGALSHAQALASTQSAASLAATLPQLRQQRAVSIHALAVLLGRTPDAAPAVPEFSSLSLPNQVPVAVPSDLLRARPDIRAAAAAVKAASADAGEATAQLFPSLSLTAALGRGGLSWPALLSGAGGLWAVGAGLSQPIFHGGALMAHRRATLELYDATVLQYKSAVLSAFENVADTLAALENDAQTLASAEVASTAARTAFNETASRRRLGALPASAEQSSEQQYLNAQLDTVRATSRRMSDTAALLQAMGELPANTDQTIAKD from the coding sequence ATGAAACGCTCTCGTATGATGTGCGCGCTTGCCGCAACGTCGGTACTCGCACTCTCGGCGTGCTCCTTGGCGCCGACCAACACGCCGCCTGCCGTGCCCTCGCCGGAGCACTACGGCATGACCACGCCGCCTGCAAAGACGGCGGAAGCGGCCGGTGTTGCCCAGCAGTTTGATGTGGGGGCTGCGCCGGTGCCGCAATGGTGGAAGCTCTATCGTTCCGATGCGCTGAACGCGTTGGTGGAAGAGGGCCTGCGCAACAACCCCACGCTGGCTGCCACGCAGAAGACGTTGTCCGCCGCGCAGGAGGAACTGCGTGCACAGGTGGGCGCATCAACATTGCCGTCCCTCGACGCTGGGGCGCAGGTCGCGCGCCAACGCACGCCAAACCTCACAGGCGTAGGGCCCGAGGCGCTGCGCTACAACGTGTTCGTTGGGCAGCTGCAGGCGCACTACACGTTCGACCTGTTTGGCGCGACGCGCTATGCCAATGCCGCGAGCGCTGCGCGGGTGGACGTGCGCGGCTGCGAACTGGAGGCGGCACGGCGTGCGCTTGCCGCGAATATCGTCGGCACGGTGATCAACGCAGCAGCGCTGGACCAGCAGATTGCATTGACGGAACGCCTTGTTGTGGTGGCAGACGCGACGGCGCGCGACAGCCAGCGGCGGTATGAGCTGGGGGCACTGTCGCATGCGCAAGCGCTGGCTTCGACGCAAAGCGCCGCATCGCTCGCGGCGACGCTACCGCAGCTGCGTCAACAGCGCGCCGTGTCCATCCATGCACTGGCCGTGTTGCTGGGCCGCACCCCGGATGCAGCGCCTGCGGTTCCGGAGTTCAGTAGCCTTTCGCTGCCGAACCAGGTGCCTGTGGCCGTGCCGTCGGATCTGCTGCGGGCCCGCCCGGATATCCGCGCTGCCGCCGCTGCGGTCAAGGCGGCGTCCGCAGATGCGGGCGAGGCCACCGCGCAGCTCTTCCCGAGCCTGTCGCTCACGGCCGCGCTCGGTCGTGGCGGATTGAGCTGGCCGGCACTGCTGTCCGGTGCAGGTGGATTGTGGGCGGTGGGCGCGGGGCTATCGCAGCCCATCTTCCACGGTGGTGCATTGATGGCGCACCGCCGGGCGACGCTGGAGCTGTATGACGCAACGGTGCTGCAATACAAGTCGGCCGTGCTGTCGGCATTTGAAAACGTTGCCGATACGCTCGCCGCATTGGAGAACGATGCGCAGACGCTCGCTTCCGCCGAAGTGGCATCGACAGCAGCGCGTACCGCGTTCAACGAGACCGCGTCGCGCCGCCGATTGGGGGCGTTGCCCGCATCCGCGGAGCAGTCGAGCGAGCAGCAGTACCTGAATGCGCAGCTCGACACCGTGCGGGCGACCAGCCGGCGCATGAGCGACACGGCGGCGTTGCTGCAGGCCATGGGTGAACTGCCCGCCAACACCGATCAGACGATCGCCAAAGACTGA